One window from the genome of Oryza glaberrima chromosome 3, OglaRS2, whole genome shotgun sequence encodes:
- the LOC127766953 gene encoding proline-rich receptor-like protein kinase PERK2 isoform X1 has product MPTPPRRHRLQVVVIRWLLPRRPHCQRHRHQRPILLPSRRTTPPPPTPPSPPSPPASSRRRTLDRSLPPEVLTTPLPHPAQPPRRLAPLPSPIPRPQITVESTPHKPTTSQVYKPDSSSTSPPQAGCIKPPHPGLPLDHHPHPAAAFVVDSASPCAAHVHAKSPSPTPHLATGSAPLRRSPPRSLSRRTGSWPPVLRSSLDAVGRWMQYSPVSPPSLRDIPIYKRSEVKSYHWTQAHSSSGRQVPSSPGYSSLL; this is encoded by the exons ATGCCTACTCCTCCGCGTCGCCATCGGCTCCAGGTTGTCGTCATCAGGTGGCTCCTCCCGCGGCGCCCCCACTgccagcgccaccgccaccaacgccccatcctcctccccagTCGCCGCACcacgcctccaccgccgacgcccccatcgccgccgtctcctcctgccTCATCACGTAGGCGCACCCTCGACCGATCCCTGCCGCCGGAAGTCCTCACCACGCCACTTCCCCACCCCGCCCAaccaccgcgccgcctcgctcctCTCCCATCGCCGATCCCACGTCCCCAAATCACCGTGGAATCCACGCCCCACAAGCCCACGACCTCCCAGGTCTACAAGCCGGATTCATCATCGACCTCACCTCCGCAGGCCGGCTGCATCAAACCCCCACATCCCGGCCTCCCACTAGACCACCACCCCCATCCCGCGGCGGCCTTCGTCGTCGACTCCGCTTCCCCGTGCGCAGCCCACGTCCACGCCAAAAGTCCGTCGCCTACGCCACATCTCGCAACTGGATCCGCTCCTCTCCGTCGATCTCCACCACGGTCCCTTTCGCGCCGCACCGGAAGCTGGCCGCCAGTCCTCCGATCGTCGCTGGATGCTGTCGGCAGGTGGATGCAGTACTCGCCCGTCTCCCCTCCATCACTGAGGGACATTCCCATCTACAAAAG ATCTGAAGTGAAATCTTACCACTGGACACAAGCTCACTCTTCTTCAGGACGTCAGGTTCCTTCATCACCCGGGTACTCTTCCCTACTGTGA
- the LOC127766953 gene encoding leucine-rich repeat extensin-like protein 3 isoform X2, producing the protein MPTPPRRHRLQVVVIRWLLPRRPHCQRHRHQRPILLPSRRTTPPPPTPPSPPSPPASSRRRTLDRSLPPEVLTTPLPHPAQPPRRLAPLPSPIPRPQITVESTPHKPTTSQVYKPDSSSTSPPQAGCIKPPHPGLPLDHHPHPAAAFVVDSASPCAAHVHAKSPSPTPHLATGSAPLRRSPPRSLSRRTGSWPPVLRSSLDAVGRWMQYSPVSPPSLRDIPIYKRYTWRHH; encoded by the exons ATGCCTACTCCTCCGCGTCGCCATCGGCTCCAGGTTGTCGTCATCAGGTGGCTCCTCCCGCGGCGCCCCCACTgccagcgccaccgccaccaacgccccatcctcctccccagTCGCCGCACcacgcctccaccgccgacgcccccatcgccgccgtctcctcctgccTCATCACGTAGGCGCACCCTCGACCGATCCCTGCCGCCGGAAGTCCTCACCACGCCACTTCCCCACCCCGCCCAaccaccgcgccgcctcgctcctCTCCCATCGCCGATCCCACGTCCCCAAATCACCGTGGAATCCACGCCCCACAAGCCCACGACCTCCCAGGTCTACAAGCCGGATTCATCATCGACCTCACCTCCGCAGGCCGGCTGCATCAAACCCCCACATCCCGGCCTCCCACTAGACCACCACCCCCATCCCGCGGCGGCCTTCGTCGTCGACTCCGCTTCCCCGTGCGCAGCCCACGTCCACGCCAAAAGTCCGTCGCCTACGCCACATCTCGCAACTGGATCCGCTCCTCTCCGTCGATCTCCACCACGGTCCCTTTCGCGCCGCACCGGAAGCTGGCCGCCAGTCCTCCGATCGTCGCTGGATGCTGTCGGCAGGTGGATGCAGTACTCGCCCGTCTCCCCTCCATCACTGAGGGACATTCCCATCTACAAAAG GTACACTTGGCGGCATCACTAA